CAGAGAATTCCAGAGCTCAGGGATCTGAGGGAACTAAGAAAACTCACCCCACATTCCCAGCCCCTCCAGGTCAGTGCTGCTGATGAATGATGACAACTTTGCAAAAGCAACGACAAGATTTCTGGTAGGGGGTCACCACAGGGCTGACCTTGGGGAGAGGGGCTGAAGAGGTTCTGAGAAACCCACTGTCGAGAAACCCGCTGGGCGTGgtaatgcctgtaattccaggtactctggaggctgaggcaagaggatctcttttttttttttttttttttttttccacagaaaacatttttattggccTTTTGGATAGAAACGGGAATTTATTTGCCAGGAAGGATGATCCCATCATACTTCTGCTGGAACCAGCGCATGGCCTCCTCTTTGCTGATTCTGTGTTTGGCCCCAATGCAGCCTGTTCTGCGCTTCTTGTCTGCAATGCTGAAACCTGGCCTACTCAGCACCACATAGAAGTCCAGGCCGTAGATACCAATGCTTGGGTCATATTTGATACCCAGATCGATGTGCTCCTGGATCCCAAAGCCAAAGTTTCCAGTATCtgagaagttattttttcttaattcataCTCTCGCACCTTCAGACCTTTCTCCAGGATTTCCTCTGCCTTAGCCCCTCTGACTGTGCAGTGGACTGCAATCTTCTCATTTCTCCTGATGCCAAAGGATCTGACAGTGTATCTAGCTTTGGAAAACACAGGGGTCTGGCCTGTGAGCTGCTCCAACACCTTGGCTGCCCGCGTCAGTCTGTCTCCACTTTCCCCCACACAGATGTTGAGGCAGAGCTTGCGGATACGAAGTTCCCGCATGGGGTTCTCTTTTTCACCTTGATCCGCCATGATGAGAAAaccaggcaagaggatctcttgagcccaggagtttgattttAGTGTCTGAGAAGTctggatggagggtgattggtttgGAAGGAGTAGATACACTCTAAAGGGGCTGGGTTTGGAGGAAATCCGGAGTCCTGCAGGGCTGAGTTTGAGTCCCACCTCTGCTCTGTCTTAGCCGTGTGGGCACCAAGTGAAGGCCATTGCCTTTCGGAtcctcagttgcctcatctgtaaaaatagccataATCACAGATCCCCTTGGATGATATCAGGCACATAGTAAGCAGTTTTAAATGGTGATGCTCCAGACACCTAGTAGGAAATTTAAAATTGTGGCTTTTTGGTTTAATCCATTCAATCAGCGACTGATGGTTTCAGACCATCAAGAAGATTCTTGATGGTGAGTCAGGGGTTTCTTCAGCCCACAAACATTTACAaagaacctactatgtgctggatCCCAGGAACACAAAGGGGAGTAACAGGACCACTGCCTAGTGGGGGCGAGAAGGAAACAAGTGCAGGAGGAGAATGTCCTCTGATTGCTAGTCCCCTCCTCAAACACCTTCTGGTCGGGCGACAAGTGGAGCGTGAGGGTGATGAGCTCCTCTCTGGAGCCTGCCTGGCCGCCGAGCCTCCTTGGAGGACCCACTGTAGAGACACAGGGTGACAGTGGCAGACCTTTAGCCACAAAACAACAGGAAGAGGAAAATGTTGCTGAGCCTTCAGCTGGGAGGGTGTCCTGGAAGTAGAGCTATGTTTGGAACCCTGATGGGCAGCCGGTTCCTCGGGAGCCCGAAGAACACATGGGTACCTGGCTTCTCTGAGGCTTCTCTGAGGGGACCCACCCAGCATCACGCTGACCCTCGGAAAAGTAATTTGCTGCCAGAAAGGggacatttttttcctgttatggTCTGCACCAGCAGAGGCCTACAGGATCAGTTGGAGTGGGTTCCTGACAGAAAATGGGAGAGGGGACAGGCCTGTCATTTTGGCTTCTGGTCTTTTGTTTCTCTCCTGTCAGTGGCCAGGAAGTGGTGTGGTCCCTCGATCTGGGGCTGGCGGGGAGGAGATGGACACAGCTGACTAACGACAATGGAAGACAAGATGTTACAGTCTCCCCTACCTCCCCCGGGCCCAGACcctggcacagcactctagcctggggaaacatgtgagactctacctcaaaaaagaaGCATGCCCAGGCCAGGCGccgtggctcctgcctgtaatcccagcacttttgaaCCATGAGACAGGAGGGTCCTTGAGGCAagtaatttgagaccagcctagacaacatagcaagaccctgtgtctctacaaaaaattaaaattttagctgggcgtggtgctcaggctggtagttctagctactctggaggctgagttacAAGGAACCCTTGAACCCAGATGTTAAAAAGTCACCatgagctatgatcgtgccactgtacaatctgtactctagcctggacaacagaagaagacctaaacaaataaattaatttttacaaaaagtggcagagctgggatttgaacccaggacttttTTGGGTTTTGACTCCAATCCTTGGGTACCATATGAATAGAGTTCTCCTCCATTCCACTCCAATTCAGGTCCACACcaaacctgtgaatgtgaccaaATTTGGGGATAAGGTCTTTCCCGATATAATCAGTTAAGATGAAGTCCTACTAGATTAGGAGGGGTCCTAAATCCGatctggtgtctttataagaagagggagATTTGGACGAGAGATGAACAAACCCcaaggaagacagaggcagagagatgaGAGTGCTCCCCGGCAAGCTGAGGACCTGCATGGATTGCCAGCACCCCCAGAAGCTAGGAGAGATGAGCGAGGTGGTCCCCTAGAGAATTGCCTTGCAGACCCCTTTGAAGACTTCTAGCTTCGGTGACAGTGACCCAGTAATTTCCTGTTCTTTCGACCCGCTCAGTCTGTGGCACTCTGTATGGAGGCCCCAGGAGACTGCTGCAGCTTCCCCGGCAAGGTGGACTTTTGTGCCCGGGTCTGGGCCCGGAGGAAGCAAGGGAGACTGTGACACCTTGTCTTCCATTGTCGTTGTTCAGCTGTGTCCATCTCCTGGATGAAATTAACAGGTTGAGAGGGTTcaatcgatcctcttgcctcagcctcccccagaaCCTGGAACTAtcggtgcctgccaccatgcccaggtagtttttctatttttaatagagacagggtcttgctcttgctcacactagtcttgaactcctgagctcaggagatccacctgcctcagaccctcagagtgctaggattacaggcgtgaggcccCCTGCCCAGGGTATGCTTCTTAatctctctgggtctctgtttCCTTACCAGAAGAGTGGACACCTAACACACGTCCAGACAGGGGCTTGGGAGGATTTGAGCTAACACATGTAGGTCTCACAAAATGAAAGTGATCATTGTGTTCATTGTATTGTCTGTATTTCTGGAAGAGTCTTCCTTGGTCCTGCCCACGCCTTGCAACTGATTACTGAGATGCCTGCAACTAGCTTTTGTACTCTAGACACAAGCCCCCTGCTCCTCCTGGGAGGATGAGGATGGATGAAGAATGTTCCCATCACTAGGGCACCTGTCCACCTTCTGGGCAGCAGCCAGGAAACCACATCCCCTGCAAGAGGAATATGCATGCCCTGGAGAGGGGACGGGGACAGAGTTGTGTGATCTCAGCAGAGGAATGTCCCCAGGATGCCTTCTGTTGTTCTCAAGGTCTTCCCAGACTGAGTGGGAAGGAGTGAGGATGTGTCTTCAGACAGGAAGTCTCACTGCCCAGAACATGGGAAGGACCTAGCTGGAGCCTCGCTCTAACAGCTGTGTGGGTATTATAAATCTCCCTCCTCTAGATGAGGTGCAGAGGCTCTTGACATGTCCCACTAATGGTAAATCTGTCAGTGCCCACGGTGCCAGCCCTGGACTCCGAGCATTGAGGTGAGATTTCCTGCCCTTCTCAACCTGTTAATTTCATCTGCATTCTATTCCTCTGCAAATGTGGATGGCCCCGCTCTTTCTTCATTGAAAGCATCAAGGGAGTTTTAACTGTAAAGCAGACTGTGCTTCAAATCCGATCTAAATGCCTCATCCTTAAGCTCTGACCTGCCAATTTTCTGCAAAAGACACTGGGCGCTTTGAATGGTTTTAGGCCCAGTGTCCCTTGGATATTGTGGAAGTTTATACTGTTAGTTTTTTGGTGCAATCTGTCTTTAAATATTCACTTTCAAAACTAAAAAGTAGTCCTTACCCTTAAGTTTTGATTTAGAGGATGTGAAATCAGAAGTTCAGTTTCCTATATGTCCCCTCATAGACTTATGACttcaaatttatctctttagtttccttatcagtagaaaaatgattataaaatctTTCTTATCGGCTGGAcacaaagataaaatgagatatcTTATGGCTGTCTGTCAGACATTTTAGTTGTAAACAATCTATGGGAcagacagtccctgagttacaaacatctggcATATGTACAACTCAGACTTACGAACAGAGGCAATTACAGTGAGTCCCTGAGTTACGAACACCCGACTGATATGACTCACTTATGAATGGAGACTATTATAGGTAATAGccaaatgtacctgttccaacttacatacagattcaacttaagaacaaacctaaagACTCTACCGTGTTCATAACCCGGGGACTGCCTGAATGCTGACAAATTGTGtcttcaaatataaaaatctctGATTTGTAGCAGCTGCCAACTTCTTTGGTGAAAATATACCTGTCACGGCAGATTTTAATCTAACAACATAATGTCACTGAACAAAGAGTTAGGAACAGATGCAAACAGTGGGCTCTCCTGAGTAGGCTCCAGAATACCCCTGAAGACAACAGACACAGGGCTAGCAAATTTTATCCATAAAATATATACCCCAAGGATGTGACGTAGCTTGCTGAATTTCTAGCTGGCAAATTAGACTTGGGATTTGTGCCTTCAGGAGTAACCCTCCAAATTGCCCCAGAAGTAGTCTAATAAGTAAAGATGCTACTTCAACATGTTCCCTTCAGCACAGATACAGTTATGGGCTCCCTCATCACTGGCAATTCTGGACACTAAATCTGCAGCCACTGACACTGCTGAAAATGCCACATGGCTGTGGCACCCACTGGTCTCCCCATTACCAGCACTGGAGAGGTGTGGTTTCCCCTTTCTCCCACCATTAGCATCTCATTTAATTGGGGAAGAAGCCCAGTGTCTCTGCCCTCGCTGCAAGGGTAGCTGGCAAAGAGAATGCATTTGTTGCCTGTGGCTGCCACCATCAAGcaggtggtttaaaacaacagaaatttactttctcacagttctggaggtcagaagtccaacatCGAGGTGCCTGCAGGGCTGTGTTCTGACGGTTTCTAAAGGAGGAAGCTCCCTGTCTCCTCCAGTTCCCACTGACTGCCAGTAAGACCTGAGGTTGCATCaatctctgcctcagttttcacatGGCCTTCTCTCACCTGTGATgtgtctcttataaggacacttgtcattggattAATTATCAAGCCCACTtgaataatccaggatgatctcaagTTAACTACATCTACAAACACctttttttcaaataaggtcacagtcTGAGGTTCCAGGCATTTGAACGTGAACACATCTTTTGGAGCCACGATTCAACCCACTCTAGAGGTTATCTGTTTTTTCAGCCTCTTTGGTAAGCAGAAACCTCTGCCTCAATATATGGGAGATTGTTCAATTATAAGAAGGGAGTTCATAAACTGGGGTAGTCAGAAAGAAAATCCAATGTCTTCAAGAACTTgggtggcaatttttttttttttaataaagagtcAAAGACTAAATATTTTCAGCTCTTAGGATCACAtggttgcaactactcaactgcTGTTGCAGCATGAGAACAGCCATAGAtaatgcatgaatgaatggagTGGCCATtggccaataaaactttatttacaaaaacaggtggtggGCCAGATTCAGTTCACAGGCCATAGATTGCtgaaaccttttccaaaacatggaAGAGCCTAGCTTATGGTGAGTGCTCTTTTGTGGCGGTTGAGTCTCCATTCCTAAGTGTCTTTGAAATATATTGGACTTATGGGACCAAGCCAGAACAGaaattaataaagaattaaagctTATCACTAATGCTTTGTGGCTTACATTCTTGAATAGACTATACAAAAGCAAATAATTGTGGTGTctaactgggggaaaaaaaattgtgagatGAATTTTATCGGTTGTAGAACCCAGGGCCAATGTGGCTGGAAATTTGATCCCTGACTTCATGTTCAGTGACAGCATCTCTGACTCGGACAGAGACTGGGGTGCCCCCGTCACAGGAGGAGCAAGGAGGAGTGTAGAGTGACTTACCCAAATTAACCCCCTTGGAGAAGAAACAAGGGCAAAAAGCCTAAAAGGTCCTGCTGGCAATTGAGAAAAACTCTCAACTGTCTCCACAAGGGATGAGTCACATGAAATTCAGATTTCCTACTTTCAAGATTGCAAAACAGCATTAGAAACAGTGtttgaaggacaaaacaaaagatgagggtgggtatggtggctcatgcctgtaattctggcactttgggaggccgaggcaggtgaatcatTTGAGCATAGGAGGTTATGACCAGCCTCAGGAAGatcaagtccccatctctactaaaaagagaaaaattagccaggcattgacgcgggtgcctgtagtctcagctacccaggagattgaggcaggagaatcacttgaacccaggaatctgaggttgctgtgagctatggtgatgccacagcactctagcctggggtaacagcctgagattctgtctccaaaataaataaataaaagaaacatgagAGTGTTATAGTAAAAAACACATTAGCTCTGAAGGCTAAGAAACCTTGGTCCCTTGGTCCGAATCCCGTCTACACAGTGACCTAGCCCGCTTTAGTCTCCAAGCCtagatttcctcatctgtaaatagtGAGAGTTAGACCCACCCTACCCCTTGGTTTATAAGTCAGACAAGTTTCATCATAAAACATCTTAAAGACATAGCACCCACcgaatgctcagtaaatgttggctCCTTGCAAGAGTGACTATGGGATTAGGagtggatttctgaaactgtacACACCAGAATGTATATAGCTAAGTAGGTGTGATCCTTCAAAGGAGCCCCCTGGGGGCTAGCCAAGTTGCCATAACATATTTGGGGAGTAGGTCTCCGAATTAGTCTTTCCTTGGTCCCTCAACATTTTCTCCTGACTCTCCTCATTGATAGCAGATCCTCATTCTTGGAGAGCAATCTTGATTTCCAGGCAGAGCCCAAAGTCAGAAAGAGTGGGATCTGACgaataaagaaagatgaagctGGCTGCGAACGGTGCTCTGAGAGTTGTGCAGTGCGCAACCTTTGCAAAGATGCGCGTGCAACCTTGAGATATGggataaaaaaataaggaagcagGTGAGTTAGGGTCAAGCAGGCATTTAATCTAGATCATTAAGGAAGTGAAGGAGTTTTCAAGAcaaagggggtggggaggagaagggaattCTAGACTCAGGAACAGTGTGTACTGAAATACAGAGAAGGGCAAATATGTTTAGGGAACGCTGAGACATCTGGTATCACTACAGtacagggagggaggcaggccgACTGGGGCGTGAGGCTGAGGGGACAGATTGTCCAATGTGTGAGTCAAGATCCCTCAGGGTCTTCTTGGGGAGTCAGTGAGGCCACTGAATGTCACACATTCCATTCCTCTGAGTGGGCCTCCCAGACTCTGGTGGAGGGAAAGATTCGAAAAAGAACACGGGGccttggggccttggtgtggcAATCGCAACTCTGTGGCCTGTACACTGTGTGTTCTCCTGGAAgtcccttaacctctctgagcaaGAGTGTCCACATCTGCAAAATAGAGATCACAGTCATGCCCACTCTTAAGGGGTGGGTGACAGTAGATGTCGtgaaagttcttttctttcctatccaAGTTCTGGTCTCTGTCAACTTCTTTCGTTTAGGGGACAGAAACTAATAATTAGGGTGCCAACAGCACCAGGCCTCTGTAGGTTGGGTAGGATAGGTGATTGTTTGGGTTTCTAAAAGTCTTTCTTTCTCGGTTTCTCTGGCTATTTGGCCCAAGTCACCATGTTTCTTGTTAGCATTTGGAGCCCTCTCTCTGGGTTTAGCATTGCCCTGGCTCCA
The sequence above is a segment of the Nycticebus coucang isolate mNycCou1 chromosome 4, mNycCou1.pri, whole genome shotgun sequence genome. Coding sequences within it:
- the LOC128583068 gene encoding 60S ribosomal protein L11-like, with the translated sequence MADQGEKENPMRELRIRKLCLNICVGESGDRLTRAAKVLEQLTGQTPVFSKARYTVRSFGIRRNEKIAVHCTVRGAKAEEILEKGLKVREYELRKNNFSDTGNFGFGIQEHIDLGIKYDPSIGIYGLDFYVVLSRPGFSIADKKRRTGCIGAKHRISKEEAMRWFQQKYDGIILPGK